In a single window of the Mesorhizobium shangrilense genome:
- a CDS encoding SH3 domain-containing protein — protein sequence MPRTPIAAAFAYLLASISGLHAQEGDASGPQFFVVTGLAPGDELNVRATASPTGMLIGRLPNGSQLRNLGCSEINGAQWCKVEDVHSSKLAGWAPARYLEGAGGSALASVSEDVAGDSSTLAEPAEPEFDATGDIPCARYFGQPMSACQAGVSRGSKGEAEVLVVWPDGGERIIRFRNGEPDSSDATEDIRFTRESDLHMIRIGKSERFEIPNALAFGG from the coding sequence ATGCCCCGAACCCCCATCGCCGCCGCCTTTGCCTACCTGCTCGCCTCGATCTCCGGGCTCCACGCACAGGAGGGCGACGCATCGGGCCCGCAGTTCTTCGTCGTCACCGGCCTTGCGCCCGGAGATGAGCTCAACGTGCGCGCCACCGCATCGCCCACGGGCATGCTGATCGGGCGGCTGCCGAACGGATCGCAGCTGAGGAACCTTGGCTGCAGCGAGATCAACGGCGCGCAATGGTGCAAGGTCGAGGACGTCCACTCCAGCAAGCTGGCCGGCTGGGCGCCGGCGCGCTATCTCGAGGGCGCTGGCGGAAGCGCGCTGGCAAGTGTTTCCGAAGATGTCGCTGGTGATTCATCCACGTTGGCGGAGCCGGCCGAGCCTGAATTCGACGCCACCGGCGATATTCCTTGTGCTCGCTATTTCGGGCAGCCGATGTCTGCCTGCCAGGCCGGCGTCAGCCGTGGGAGCAAGGGCGAGGCCGAGGTTCTGGTCGTCTGGCCCGACGGCGGCGAGCGGATCATCCGCTTCCGCAACGGCGAGCCAGACAGCTCGGACGCGACCGAAGACATCCGCTTCACGCGCGAATCCGATCTCCACATGATCCGCATCGGCAAGTCCGAGCGCTTCGAAATCCCCAACGCGCTGGCTTTCGGGGGCTGA
- a CDS encoding ABC-F family ATP-binding cassette domain-containing protein: MSLISLKNVGVTLGTPLFSDLNLVIGAGDRIGVVAANGRGKSTLLHCLAGAAEPTAGDITRSRGLTVGHVEQHVPATLLDLTFHDAVAAALDPATLAGESWRVDVALDLLDVPPGLRDRPVRALSGGWQRLLLLARVTVAEPDVYLLDEPTNHLDLEKIARLEDWLAALSRDTPVVVASHDRAFLDSATNRTLFLRPVRSPIFALPYSRARVALAETDAATERQYQRDIKTAEGLRRQAARLNNIGVNSGSDLLTVKTKQLKARAERLEQTAKPAHRERTAGDIRLANRGTHAKVLISFDDAPVSTPDGTLLFTTGKRAICQGDRIVLLGANGAGKSCFIGLVSRAIATSGSVAGAKVTPSVVPGHADQGMTGIEGDDTPFELLSRRFELGDQRLRSLLAGAGLNVEMQARPLRNLSGGQKARLMMLVLRLTNPNFYLLDEPTNHLDIDGQEALEGELLEHGVSCVLASHDRSFVRNVGNRFWLIEKRRLVEVDDAEAFFASARR, from the coding sequence ATGTCTCTGATCAGCCTCAAGAATGTTGGCGTCACCCTCGGAACGCCTCTGTTTTCCGACCTGAACCTCGTCATCGGCGCCGGCGACCGCATCGGCGTCGTGGCGGCCAATGGTCGCGGCAAGTCGACGCTCCTGCACTGTCTGGCCGGCGCCGCAGAGCCCACCGCAGGCGACATCACCCGCAGTCGAGGTCTTACCGTCGGCCACGTTGAGCAGCATGTTCCGGCAACACTGCTCGACCTCACGTTTCACGATGCCGTCGCGGCCGCGCTCGATCCTGCGACCCTCGCCGGCGAAAGCTGGCGCGTCGATGTCGCGCTGGATTTGCTCGACGTGCCTCCCGGCCTGCGCGACCGGCCGGTGCGGGCGCTGAGCGGCGGTTGGCAGCGCCTGTTGCTGCTGGCACGCGTGACGGTCGCCGAGCCGGACGTCTATCTGCTCGACGAGCCGACCAACCATCTCGACCTGGAGAAGATCGCGCGTCTGGAAGATTGGCTGGCCGCCCTTTCCCGCGACACACCCGTCGTCGTTGCGAGCCACGATCGCGCTTTTCTGGACAGCGCCACCAATCGCACGCTTTTCCTGCGTCCGGTGCGCTCGCCGATCTTTGCGCTGCCCTATTCCCGGGCCCGTGTGGCGCTTGCAGAAACGGATGCCGCGACGGAGCGCCAATACCAGCGCGACATCAAGACTGCGGAAGGCTTGCGCCGGCAGGCCGCCAGGCTCAACAACATCGGCGTCAACTCCGGCAGCGATCTTTTGACGGTGAAGACCAAGCAGTTGAAAGCCCGCGCCGAGCGCCTGGAGCAGACCGCAAAGCCCGCGCACCGCGAGCGCACGGCCGGCGATATCCGCCTCGCCAACCGCGGCACCCATGCGAAAGTGCTGATCTCGTTTGACGATGCGCCTGTTTCGACGCCTGACGGGACGCTCCTGTTCACGACGGGCAAGCGAGCCATTTGCCAGGGTGATCGGATCGTGCTGCTCGGCGCCAATGGCGCGGGCAAGTCGTGCTTCATCGGGCTGGTTAGCCGCGCGATCGCGACCTCCGGTTCCGTTGCAGGCGCGAAGGTCACGCCCTCCGTCGTGCCCGGCCATGCCGACCAGGGCATGACCGGCATCGAGGGCGACGACACGCCATTCGAACTGTTGTCCCGTCGTTTCGAGCTCGGCGATCAGCGGCTGCGCAGTTTACTCGCCGGCGCCGGCCTGAATGTCGAAATGCAGGCGCGGCCGCTACGCAATCTGTCCGGCGGGCAGAAGGCCCGTCTGATGATGCTCGTGCTGCGCCTTACCAATCCCAACTTCTACCTTCTCGACGAGCCGACCAACCATCTCGACATCGATGGACAGGAGGCGCTCGAGGGGGAACTGCTGGAGCATGGGGTGAGTTGCGTGCTGGCCTCGCACGATCGCTCGTTCGTCAGGAATGTCGGCAACCGCTTCTGGTTGATCGAGAAGCGTCGGCTTGTCGAGGTCGACGATGCCGAAGCCTTCTTCGCCTCGGCGCGAAGATGA
- the rpsI gene encoding 30S ribosomal protein S9 — translation MAELSSLAELGAATGQTGTQPAAPVHVQKLDKQGRAYATGKRKDAIARVWVKPGTGKIIINDKEYAAYFARPVLQMVLRQPIVATNRDGQFDIIATVTGGGLSGQAGAVRHGISKALTYYEPGLRSILKKSGFLTRDSRTVERKKYGKAKARRSFQFSKR, via the coding sequence ATGGCTGAGCTTTCCTCGCTCGCAGAACTGGGCGCCGCCACCGGTCAGACCGGTACGCAGCCCGCCGCCCCGGTGCATGTCCAGAAGCTGGACAAGCAGGGTCGCGCCTACGCCACCGGCAAGCGCAAGGACGCCATCGCGCGCGTCTGGGTGAAGCCGGGCACCGGCAAGATCATCATCAACGACAAGGAATATGCGGCCTACTTCGCGCGTCCTGTCCTGCAGATGGTGCTGCGCCAGCCGATCGTCGCGACCAACCGTGATGGCCAGTTCGACATCATCGCCACCGTCACCGGCGGCGGCCTGTCCGGCCAGGCGGGCGCCGTCCGCCACGGCATCTCGAAGGCGCTGACCTACTACGAGCCGGGCCTGCGCTCGATCCTCAAGAAAAGCGGCTTCCTGACCCGCGACAGCCGTACCGTCGAGCGCAAGAAGTACGGCAAGGCCAAGGCCCGCCGCAGCTTCCAGTTCTCGAAGCGCTGA